TCATACAATTATCCAAAAAGGGCATGTGCCATCACAGAactattactttttttaaaacacattcggATCACAGGAGTGTATTAGATCTGATAATATGCaacatctatttaaaaaaaatattaaaacaaatgcctgttattcatttttacaaaaaaaaaaagcacacaaaaattGTTTTTCTACTGAAAATAGTATGCAAGTTACGATTGTTTCATACAAATATACTGCTGGAATTAGACCATTTTCTGAACCTACCTTTTAGAACAAGAAAACTAACTGGGTGATGAAATAAATTGTAATTAGTTTAATAAAGATTTATGacagaagaaaaatattattGGACACTAATCGGCTATTAAATATGTGCCGACCAACGTACCCACAGTCAGGTTTACAACatatcttttgttcatctgtcGGTAGATTGTAATGACAGAGCAGCTTTGCTCACTTCCCATCCTTGCCCTGCCCTCTACACTGAATAAACTGGTTTGTTCAAAAGCAGATAAGGAGCTCTAAACAAATTGCCTTGTTTATAATCGGAGAGGGTGTAGGacattaagtttaaaaaaaaactatttctaattGGGTTTTTTATGATGATACAAAATCAAGAATataaaagaataggcaaaaatgcattttaacaaAAGTTTTTAATTGTGCTGTTTTGTCTTTAAGTTGATACTGTCCTTTTAACATAGGTCCTTGGTCTTGAGGATTGGCCACTTCCTAATATATGtcaacaatatttattaaaataccagCTCAACAGAGCAGTTGCATGCCGGGAAACTCTTTGCatggtatatttaataaaatgcaatgtCACAGGGGCATGCTTCTTCAACAAGCCAACACAGCATTCCATGCAAGAGTTATTCTGCATTAAAATGCTCGGATGAACAACTGATCTGCTGCTGGTGTTTCGCCTATATTGTTACTAACTGCACCTGGACAGAacactataaataacattggcggCTTCATTCCAAAGCAGACCAGTGTTTGCGTTTTCTTTTTTAGTATCCTTTAAAAGTCAAAATTGTGTTTTGTAATCACAGGGATCTCCAGAGTTCCAAACTATTAAAGTATTAAATAGTAATATATAACAACTTAAATTTATTCTAAATAACATTGAAAAAAGTcaaacatattttatgtatttttgcacACCATTAGAGAAATATTATAAGAAATCTATGTGACAATGTTTACCTTGGGTTCATTTCCATTCTATTGTGAAGTAGTTTTAGTATTTTCCTCCTGAAGTATACATACTTAACTCAGATAAACTTCATTAATTTATCTATAaacaaagctaaataaatcatataaatcaGGTAAGTGACAAAAACACTTCAGGAAGAGCACAAACTCCAAGTATACACACTCTTAAATGAGTGAAACAACACAAATATAGTCCATAAGGTAGTGGATCAAGTTACTCTGATCCAATACTAAtttcaaaataagaaaataacCAGTCCCTGACATAAAACAAATTTAATCAAACAATTTCACAGTAAAGGGAAATAATGCATCCTTAGCAGCATTTAGAACATTCATCAAGGAGACTGGTTTAGTTTTGGCAAAGCATAGAGCAATTATAAGTCGTCTGCCTATTTTACTCTTCATTTGCTAGTGCAATCCGGATACCTTTTTGTACCAAAAATTGCAAGCAGGAATATTCTATGAATACAGTCACATATCCAGAgctatttaatataagcaaatatTAACCACTTGCATATAGCAAGGTAAGCAAGAGGTACTTTTAGCACAACAGATtttcttaggaataaaattataaatttgcCACATGCAAATAATAAGTAAACCAAATGCAGTTTCTTGACTCAAAAGCATTTAAATTAAGTGCTTGAGTAGTGAAAGGCAGCTTGCCAAGCCATTTTATACTGTTTGATAGTCTACTGAATCAGCATAATGCAACTAAACGTCATGAACTGTATTCTAAAAActcttattatgaaaaaaaacgaTAGATTATTTTGGGCAAATAACAGTATAAATTAAATGAGGGAAGCATATCATTTTTATAATGAGAGAGATAGacttacttttaaacaggtcatcTAGAGTTCTTcacattgaaaaaataaaagttgctaATGTTGCTTAGATTGTGGCAAAGCAATAACAGAATTATTCTAAGCAAAGTATTCCTTTTGACTCCCTTTTTATAACCTAGCAGTATTAATCtatcagaaaataaatatttaatgatagTTGTCAGTTGGATAGTTTTGTAGAATTATACAGtgctaggaggttatttattacatttcaatcTATAAGTGAAGTAGAAAGTATTTACAATTATCCTTCATTTGTTTAAGTCACGCAAacagtaaaaagctaaatgaccCAACGCAAAAGATGTAGTATCATCTCTACAGTACGTATAACATATCTTGTAAGTGCACTGCTTTATTCAGCAGCATGCAGGAAAAAACAAGAATCGGAGCAATACAAAGCCAAAAAATCATACAACAGTCTGATTGTTGTACTCCGTTTAGCACGTGTAATCATATTCACCTCCAAAACCCTGCACTACAAATAGAGTAACACCAAGATAAGCCTTAAATTTACAGAAATCATGTAGAAAGGATAAAGCTATCCTCACATAAGCGTTTTTGACCTTGTACTTCTTCCTTTCGTTTTGGAGTCCACGGGTGAGCTATTTGAATTTGCTCTGTGATTTCTTTTATGCTGGTCTAgatctgttttttttgcaaatgctttgccacatttattacatttaagcAGGGAAAAACTTTTGGTCACTTTCACTTCAATGCTCGCTTCTCCTGCATCTTGTTTTTTATTCGGAGATGGAGAAATTCCATCTTGTTTTAAAGTAAGCTGTTTTGATTTTTCGGTCTGtggagtttttttcaaaactttttctaGAACGGTTTCAATGGGTTTTTTTATTGCCCTACTTTCCAAATTTGCAGTTATTTTCACTAgagctctttgtgactttttatGCACAACAGTAATGTGTCTTATGACATCACGTTTCCTACGGGTTTCATAGCTACAAAGAGGACACCTATAAAACTTAACATAAATGTTGTTGCCATCTGTATGCAATTCAATATGCTTTGCAAGATTCTGTTTTGATGTGAACTGTCTTTTACAAAGTTTACAGAAAAGCTGCTTGAAGTCAAAGCCTTCTGAAAGTTTGGGCTTCTTGGATTTCTTCTTTTCACCTGGACTAGCCTTGGGAGAATCTGCATCAGGTTtaactttgcttttttttgctgctgctatGATCTTTTTCTCATTTGTAGAATTGGCTCCCTTTAAGTCACTATTAGACAAATTAGAAACAGTTATTGTTGAAGGTTCTACGGTGTTTGAGCTTTCAATTTTCACTTTAACTTCTGCATTAGCAGCGTGATtcctttttttatcttgtttagAATCTTTTCCAGAAACCATTGCTTTGTGTACTATATGAATATGCTTTTTTAGAAGGTAATGTGAAGTGTATCGTCTCTTACAATATGGGCATTTGCATGAGCTTAAACTAAAATCAGATCTCCCAGAAGGCTTTTGTGTACGAGGCAAACTCTTCATAGTTTTCTTAGAAGATGTAGTTTCAGGAGCCAAGTTTTTTCCAGGTTTTGCGGTTCCTTCAGGAACACTGGAATCCCGTCTCATTCCTTTGTGTACTTCATCAATATGTCTCCTAACATTGGCATTTGTAGCAAAGGATTTCTGGCACATGTGACAGCTTTTGCTTGATGTTGTGTGAGCTCTTTTACGCCCTTTTGATAGTGTTGGTATTCGTTGTACTTCAATTAATTTCTTTATATCCTCAAGCTTTTTTCTGTGTACTTTTTTAATATGTCGTCTTATACCTCGCCTGCAGGTGAAAACTTTCTTACAAACACGACAAGAAAATGGATGACTGCTGCTGACTGTTTTGATAGACTTTGGAACACAACTGAGGGCCTGTACTGGGTTGGAACTGGGTTCTTTTTTGCAATTATCTAAAGGAGGTAATTCATTATCTTCTGTTTGTGGAGTTGAAATTGTTGTTGAAGAGATTGTTCCTGTCATTTGAATCTCACCAGGATCAGTATCTGGTGGATTACGGTTATCTGTGCTGATTTCCGCAGCTGTTGTAACATActgaaaaacagcatttttgtttGTCTGTATAGGTTCTAGCTGTATTACAAATTCAGATTTATCTGCTTTTGGGTAAATCGTGTCCAGAAGATCTTTTATTTCTTGAGCCGGTTTATCATTTTCAGTGGATGGATCTAATGATAtatatgggaaaatgaaaaataattattggttttgctgactgtaaaaaacaaaatttaaaaactagGTACCATAatacaagtttaaaaataaaCGGAGAAAATCTTTTGAATATCTGATTACAGTTAGATGTTACATTAATGTGCAAGGGAGGCTGAAGCAGTGTGTACCTCATCGACTTCTAAGTTCACAAAGACTCTTCTGTACATATGCTAACAGGTACTGATAGAAAATGTTATGGCTAGACAGAATGTCAGACAATTCTGACACAAATTGTCCCGAGATATGACTCCATGTTTACAGACTTTTGGCCAATGTAGAAGAAAATATCGAATGAACtccaatggtttctaatttaagaaaaaacttgaaagcaaataacttgaatcagtgaattcgggtCAACAACccggaaaactcgaattgatcgagttttcagtggaaaaaactcgaatcactcgAGTTTTTGAACAAaatccactgtaaaaaaaaaaaaaaaaaagaacatcattaaggctattaacatcttcaaatggttcaatggacctctgccattgacttctacatgacctagacaggttttagatggtgtattttcaaattctagctattttcagggtcagggtataataaatcttgaaaaactttagttttttttaacccgataaATCGATTTTTGACTCACAAATGCTTTGAAGACCAtgaaatttttcatggaaaaaacaacttgacctttaataaatctttatcaAAGTTTAAACTTTAGCAGGTGCCATACAGGCCCCCTTGTTCATCTGCTTCCAATTGTCTTCTGTCACTTTGTAATACGGAGCTTGCATAAGCATGCACAACTGCTCCTGCTCCTTTAGACTAGTGTCTGTGAACTGACAGAAAAGTATACGTAATAGGAGAAGATTGTGTCTCTGCACAACTCTGCATATTTATGAGAGGTCCTTGCATAGGCAcacttttatttctcctttaatgacagagGTAGCAGTCATCCGTTGGAGATCGCCTTTCCCATAGACAACAAAGCATCCAAAAATATTTGCAGAAGAATTGGGATTGCTGCATGTGAAACACTTTAAATATGGGAAAATGCAGAAGATGACATTTTCCTGCAATTAATGCTATTTTTACATGTGGCAATTCCaaataacatttgcatttcaAGGTATTTTTAGACATTCTGTCAACTATGAGTGACACACAGCACAAGTCTTTTATTGCCCTAAgagtttagtttaaaaaaaaaaaaaaagcatggtgaaaagattaagataagacattaaaggacatgtaaaccctacattcccctaccatgtatataagtccTGCTTGAATTGAGCACTGTAATtgttaagaaaaatataattctcCAGCAGAGTGGACAACTAGCAGTGCCatatcttcattggctgctagactgaaAGTCTGGACGGTGTGTCTGAGAAGAATGAGCATGCTccgtagccaacagccaaagtaaattcccaaGGGAAGGGGCCAaatgggttagaggaggagaatgaaTTTTAAGTGATTACGTTTTCCCATATATTGAAATGTATTCCCCTTGGAAAGCAAGCTGCATGTAAAACTCAGTCCCTATCAAAATGTCTAAATAAAATACtagaattatttgataaatatgcccccaagtgtcaaaACCACTACAAAAAATCATGTCAGTGAAAGCAATTGAAAGCAAAATGAAGATTAAATCACATTTAAACTTACGTTCTTCCACGTGCTGTTTAGATAAGCAGTAGAATTGTTTATGGGTGATGAGATTTGGAAGTCCTCTGAAGAGGCTGCGGCATGACTTACATTCAAATATGGTATCCACTTCTTTTAATAACATGTGTTTAAGCTGCTTTGtacctaatggaaatattaatatttagtgctaaaaaatatattatacatagtcTTTACTCTACTTCATTCATATGTAACTTACAGCCACTGTATAAATGCAACCAAGATGTAGCTTCAGCAGCCTTTCTTGTGCCTATGCCACATTAACATACAAGAGACTGATCAGAGTTACTGCCTTCCTTTTAAAGGACATCAACGTGAACaagaagtaacaaaaaaaaattctatggcaGGAAGAAGATAAAATGAACCTTAACAAGTGTTTGGATCCTTTTAAGATAAGCATTTTTTAACAAAGCCAAGCATGCACACATACAGAAATACAGTTATccattgtttttttctaaatagtcAGATTTGCTCCCAATGTTTAATTAGTGTATGCAGTACCAAATTTATTGTACAGAAGCCAAAATGCCAAAATCTTAATCTTACAatcttaattttctattttttactgatatatttagaaAAGATGCTACatttagatataaataaataaaaaatagcttgCCTAGATGACACAGATTGCAGTACAAATAAAGCAAGTGCACCGATATACTTCTATATATGagtattaataatttaaatacaaGTTTCATACCAGATCGAAAGCATTCAATAATTTGCAGAATACCAGATCTAGCAGTCTGCACAGGTTGCTGTAATAAAGGTGGGTCTCCAGGCTCCAGTGTTAGCGCTGCAATTATACAAAGATAAAATCTTACATCATAAATAGCTATATTTCATATTCTATAGTCATATTCAAACTCCAAAATGAACTTTCCTCCTGATCCCTGTTAATtgctttgatatatattttaaagcttCTATCATCACCTTTCACTTTACAGCAGAGCTATACAATAGAATATTGTATACATGAAACATacaaattgcataaaaataaCAGAGATAAAGAAGGTCTTGCAGAGAACACAGGGATTATATGCAGAGTTGATTTTAATTTGAGTAGGGTTTGGCTGCACTGGCTATGTGTTGTCTGACTGTGGCATGTATTGAGTTGCCTGACTGCTGCCTGGTCCTAAATATTTGGTATCCAGTTATTAACTTGTCCTGGCTACATGCTATAAGTTATGTTTCATGCACTTAGTCTTCAAGTATGCCTTAATAACTACTGATGACACATATACATAtgtagtactgtatattgtgaaatgTAAGCCTTTTTTGCGTTTTTTCTGCCCTGCCCACAATGGCATAAATCTCTGTATGTAACAAAAACCTTATAGAgctcagaaatactacaacaagATCAATGAAAATAGGACAATTATCTCCCTGATATTCCATAAATGGAAGTTCCATTAGTTCATTCCTTGTAAATGGCAATCTCCAGTGTATGATCTGCCCAGTGAAATCTGTTAACCTCCTAACACTCTGTGTTCTCTATGATGCTAATAAATCTGCCACGCTCACCTCTGCCCTGTGATCGGCTTCCCTGCTTCCAAGCAGCTTTCGGTTTTGTAGTGTGTGGGCCAGGCCGAAACCCATAGGTTGGGCAGGTATGAGCTAGCAAAAATGCATCCATTGTGTGTGTCAGGTGCATATAAATGATATTTAAATACCAACAGCTCACTAGGTCGGTGTGGGTTTGAAGCCGGCAGGATGGTATCGACTTTTTGACTTACATCAGTAATGGGTGTGTTTGCAGTCTGCACACTTCCACTTGATACATTGTGTTCTAGTTTGGGCTGCTCCCTCCAACTCCTCAGCTTGCTTAACAGTGTCATCCAGCCAGAGGAATTCTATATAATACATCTTATATCCTTACATTGACCAAAAATCTTTGATAAACATTCCCATGcgttttttgtttataaaaagtgTACACACCAATTTTTCATTATCTAAGCattgtcttttttctttattggatATTCTCTCTAACTGGGGTGATAAAGGTAGTAATAAAGCAACTAAAAGGCTGCAGTTTGGAAATTCTTGGTCTATGAGTGGTTATATAATCTCCAAtgcttagaggcacatttataaaaggtcaaatttcaatgttttaaaaaaactccccatgaattcgaaattcgaccaatcgaaatttatacaaaaaaaataaaatttttaaaactcggctGAATTAAAGCAacacgaaaactcgaatcgagtttgaatcaaattctatttgaatttgaaatacttgattcaagttttttctccaaaaaaaaacaaaaacttgaatgtcaggaaggctgcaaacaactccaaattgatccatgaacctctcccattgactcaaacagcaattcggcaggttttagttggcaaatagtcaaattcaaattcttgacgggccagagtatgataaatcaaattaaaatttttttaaaaaaactcaaatcaaattcaaataactccccttgacagttttgaccataaaaaaattcgaaaattcaataaatctgcccccgtcAATCGAGAAATAATTACACTGAACAGAACTGAAACTGAAAACCACCTGTACTGAAGACTGCACAGTAATCATTTCTGTTTTAGTATTCTTCTAAACTACTTGAGCTAAACTGTATTTATACACTGCTCTCATTCTTACTACTGTCTGGAAAATTCTCTGCAAACGTTCAAAATCTCTAAAGGTAAAACATATATGTCTATGTTCAGCACAAAGTAAATAATGGCAACAAAATAGTCATCAAATAAAAACTGCAAGTTGTTGTAGAACTCGCTGAATGTTACAATGATGAATGTAAAACAAGCAGCTACTGCTAATCTCTTGCCTGAAAATGAGTTCTTGCAATAGCAGCCAGTTGTGAAATGGACCTTGtggtatttatttaaaggagaactaaacactaaaaaaatatggttaaaatgccatattttatatacttaactcattgcagcagcctaaagtttctgcttctcaatatcagcaatgatccaggacatcaaacttgtcacagggggtcaccatcctggaaagtgtctgcgtttctcacatgctcagtggactctgagcagctgttgagaagctaagcttaagggttcccgcaaattatcaagcagaaaatgaggttggccggTAATATgagatgatgctacaggtctgattattaaattctgatgctagttgcactggtttctgtgctgccatgtagtaagtatctgtattaaattactaatcagccttatattctatggggcaaattcactaagcgccgaacgctagcgttacttcgctagcgtttggcattttcgttactgcgcaaattcactaacgaacgctggcgtagtttcgctaatgttacttcgcacccttacgcctggcaaagtttcgctagcgacgtaactacgcaaattcactaacgcgcgcagtgtactgaacgctaccttttacgctagacttccttcaccatctcagaccaggcgaagcgcaatagagtagatagggatttcttcaaaaaaagtcaaaattttttctaagtcccaaaaaacgctggcgtgttttctacattatgggtgataggctgaaaaagatcgaacatgtttttggggctcccctccttcccccctacatttcctgacttatggcaacttacctagacagtgggcacatgtgtagggcaaaataaaaattttatttgaggttttgaaggttttcaagccatttgtagtgctgatacgtattcctccattgaaatttgaatttggcgccgtatgcaaattagccttcgctagcgtaacttcacttcacttagcgcaacttcgcaaccttacgctacccctgagcgcaacttcggattttagtgaatttgcgaagcgctggcgaaactacgcctggcgaagtgtggcgaagtgcggcgaagttacggctggcgcaactacgaatcttagtgaatttgcccctatgtgtactgcatattgtgagttggtccataagctcaggtaagtgacagcagctcagagcatgtacagtgaataagtagaaaaaaaatggggagcaaaaagtgctgtggttgccttgggccgatacagaagcccaaaacataatgtacaacattgctagcctacttctttagttaggctttagttctccttaaaataaCTAGAAGTTAAATTCAATAGTCCTAAAATGCAGATCAATTGAGAAAtatatacacagaaaaataaagtaaagagaaACTGGAAACAGGAAACCACCTGTACCCAAGACTGCACAGTAATCATTTCCGTTTAGTATTCTTTTAACTACTCGAGCTAAACTGTATTTATACACTGTTCTCAAAGTTAATACTGGAAAGATTTCTATACAAACTTTTAAAAtctttaaaggtaaaatatatgTCTGTCTATGTTCAGCACAAAGTAAATAATgccaatataattttaaaaagtgtaagTAAAAATTACAGTTAAATCCAATAGTCCTAAAATGTAGATTTCATGCTTGTGATTATGTGTAACCAGCCAGAATAAAATGCCATTGGCTCATGTGTTTAGGGGAACGGTTTATCAaaccatataaaataatttatgccagaaaaacaatataaaatgctgTCAAATGCCAATGTccattattttgttagattttgattgtgctggagtcagttatttgagtaagcCCGAACACATCTGCCAATAAAGGGAGTCCCCTCTGAAAAACATATTGGATCCAAATGAAAATCTTACACCttactcctgcaagaagacataGGGGActttttatcatgctgtgtaaaaactgtTATCAAgtattactggtgatgttgctcatatcaaccaatcagatctttgctattGTTTTCCAagtgttgaaatctaattgctgatttttTGCTCTCAGCGACATCACAGTTTATGCTTCACTGCCATCTCTTCattgctagactggagggtgtgtttagtaaacGGATTTGAAAAgacctgagcatgctcagtagccaacagccaaagtaagtCAAAGAAAGCCAAGGGAGGGGGCCTGAGTGGGTTAGAGTAGGAGAAGGATCCCAAGTGATTAaatggatgctgcagccttaatattaaccttttaaaggaattgttcagtgtaaaaataaaaattgggtaaatagataggctgtgcaaaataaaaaaatgtttctaatatagttagttagccaaaaatgtaatgtataaaggctggagtgatttgatgtataacatgtcagtcagaacactacttcctgcttttcagttctcttggtttacaccaactggttaccctggctaccaggcagtaaccaatcagagacttgaggggggcacatgggtcatatctgttgcgtttgaatctgagctgaatgcggaggatcaattgcaaactcactgaacagaaatgtaccatgtcgctgactaactcagagttatagagctgaaaagcaggaagtaggattctggctgttttattagacatctgttcacttcagcctttatatattacatttttggctaactaactatattagaaacatttttttattttgcacagcctatttacacagtttttattttcacacaactgttcctttaaggaacagtaacaccaaaaacatgtaagtgttttaaagtaatgaaaatataatgtactgttgaacTGCACTGGTACATTGGGTTTGTTTGCATCAAAAaaactactatattttatataaacaagctgcagtgtaacCACTGGgacagtcattcaaagctgaaggcACAAGTTAcacaggagaaaaggcacatgttacacagcagataacagataagctctgtagtataaaatggGTTACTACTAGTatacatctgttatctgctgcgagccctgtgcttgaatggctgcccccatggctacagagcagcttgacTATATAAACTTTAATGGAGTTAATgaaccaaacacaccagttgtaccagtacattatattttcattacatttacatttttagatgtCACTGTACCTTTAACAACCAGTAGCAAGAATTTAAGGATTaaaaagaggctgttcactgattaaattttttgtgggggatttacatgtcctttaatgtcaattgcaaaaatgtattcaaagtaaacaaacaaacatcatAAAAAATTGGTGGACAAACAATTTGCACACAGCACTTTCAAGTGGCTGTtgctttttttgccaaaattttaCACAACTGCCAAAAATCAATACAcataaacagaatattttttaaacagcaaTGCAATTCAGATGAGCGGTGTACTTCATCAACATTGTTTTTCAAAGCATAATTAATTTTGTCAATATAAAACTTGTAATATTgaagtaaatgttaaaaaaatttctaggtatgggatctattatcaggaatgctTGCGTGTGTTTAAACCTTAAATCCCCAATTACACTATAAGCCACCAACaaggattcatgcaacttagttatcATTAATAAGTAGAAATTTAACTTTTGGTCACCAGCAACCAAACACAGAAGCCATAAATACAGCACTCTCCAGGGTACCTTTAAAAGCAAAATTTTTATTCATAAGGTGCATTTTGCATAAACTCAACACACTTTAACACATTAAAAACACATAATACCTTTAACATCAATAGAATCTATAGTTTAAACAGCCCAGGAGAAGCCCCATACTAGGGTGAATCGCGCGTCGGCAGAACTGTGTGC
Above is a genomic segment from Xenopus laevis strain J_2021 chromosome 3L, Xenopus_laevis_v10.1, whole genome shotgun sequence containing:
- the znf800.L gene encoding zinc finger protein 800 isoform X3 — translated: MDVVKQKVDFVQRPLSTFEQTPLFSKQQSLCRFLAEAFQWTALTLEPGDPPLLQQPVQTARSGILQIIECFRSGTKQLKHMLLKEVDTIFECKSCRSLFRGLPNLITHKQFYCLSKQHVEEHPSTENDKPAQEIKDLLDTIYPKADKSEFVIQLEPIQTNKNAVFQYVTTAAEISTDNRNPPDTDPGEIQMTGTISSTTISTPQTEDNELPPLDNCKKEPSSNPVQALSCVPKSIKTVSSSHPFSCRVCKKVFTCRRGIRRHIKKVHRKKLEDIKKLIEVQRIPTLSKGRKRAHTTSSKSCHMCQKSFATNANVRRHIDEVHKGMRRDSSVPEGTAKPGKNLAPETTSSKKTMKSLPRTQKPSGRSDFSLSSCKCPYCKRRYTSHYLLKKHIHIVHKAMVSGKDSKQDKKRNHAANAEVKVKIESSNTVEPSTITVSNLSNSDLKGANSTNEKKIIAAAKKSKVKPDADSPKASPGEKKKSKKPKLSEGFDFKQLFCKLCKRQFTSKQNLAKHIELHTDGNNIYVKFYRCPLCSYETRRKRDVIRHITVVHKKSQRALVKITANLESRAIKKPIETVLEKVLKKTPQTEKSKQLTLKQDGISPSPNKKQDAGEASIEVKVTKSFSLLKCNKCGKAFAKKTDLDQHKRNHRANSNSSPVDSKTKGRSTRSKTLM
- the znf800.L gene encoding zinc finger protein 800 isoform X1; the protein is MEKKYNTLRKTHFLRSKNKNEMDSEDVRLSAQKVPLRDKYCQTDHHQHGCCETALTLEPGDPPLLQQPVQTARSGILQIIECFRSGTKQLKHMLLKEVDTIFECKSCRSLFRGLPNLITHKQFYCLSKQHVEEHPSTENDKPAQEIKDLLDTIYPKADKSEFVIQLEPIQTNKNAVFQYVTTAAEISTDNRNPPDTDPGEIQMTGTISSTTISTPQTEDNELPPLDNCKKEPSSNPVQALSCVPKSIKTVSSSHPFSCRVCKKVFTCRRGIRRHIKKVHRKKLEDIKKLIEVQRIPTLSKGRKRAHTTSSKSCHMCQKSFATNANVRRHIDEVHKGMRRDSSVPEGTAKPGKNLAPETTSSKKTMKSLPRTQKPSGRSDFSLSSCKCPYCKRRYTSHYLLKKHIHIVHKAMVSGKDSKQDKKRNHAANAEVKVKIESSNTVEPSTITVSNLSNSDLKGANSTNEKKIIAAAKKSKVKPDADSPKASPGEKKKSKKPKLSEGFDFKQLFCKLCKRQFTSKQNLAKHIELHTDGNNIYVKFYRCPLCSYETRRKRDVIRHITVVHKKSQRALVKITANLESRAIKKPIETVLEKVLKKTPQTEKSKQLTLKQDGISPSPNKKQDAGEASIEVKVTKSFSLLKCNKCGKAFAKKTDLDQHKRNHRANSNSSPVDSKTKGRSTRSKTLM
- the znf800.L gene encoding zinc finger protein 800 isoform X2, translated to MYRRLSAELENKNEMDSEDVRLSAQKVPLRDKYCQTDHHQHGCCETALTLEPGDPPLLQQPVQTARSGILQIIECFRSGTKQLKHMLLKEVDTIFECKSCRSLFRGLPNLITHKQFYCLSKQHVEEHPSTENDKPAQEIKDLLDTIYPKADKSEFVIQLEPIQTNKNAVFQYVTTAAEISTDNRNPPDTDPGEIQMTGTISSTTISTPQTEDNELPPLDNCKKEPSSNPVQALSCVPKSIKTVSSSHPFSCRVCKKVFTCRRGIRRHIKKVHRKKLEDIKKLIEVQRIPTLSKGRKRAHTTSSKSCHMCQKSFATNANVRRHIDEVHKGMRRDSSVPEGTAKPGKNLAPETTSSKKTMKSLPRTQKPSGRSDFSLSSCKCPYCKRRYTSHYLLKKHIHIVHKAMVSGKDSKQDKKRNHAANAEVKVKIESSNTVEPSTITVSNLSNSDLKGANSTNEKKIIAAAKKSKVKPDADSPKASPGEKKKSKKPKLSEGFDFKQLFCKLCKRQFTSKQNLAKHIELHTDGNNIYVKFYRCPLCSYETRRKRDVIRHITVVHKKSQRALVKITANLESRAIKKPIETVLEKVLKKTPQTEKSKQLTLKQDGISPSPNKKQDAGEASIEVKVTKSFSLLKCNKCGKAFAKKTDLDQHKRNHRANSNSSPVDSKTKGRSTRSKTLM
- the znf800.L gene encoding zinc finger protein 800 isoform X4, producing the protein MDSEDVRLSAQKVPLRDKYCQTDHHQHGCCETALTLEPGDPPLLQQPVQTARSGILQIIECFRSGTKQLKHMLLKEVDTIFECKSCRSLFRGLPNLITHKQFYCLSKQHVEEHPSTENDKPAQEIKDLLDTIYPKADKSEFVIQLEPIQTNKNAVFQYVTTAAEISTDNRNPPDTDPGEIQMTGTISSTTISTPQTEDNELPPLDNCKKEPSSNPVQALSCVPKSIKTVSSSHPFSCRVCKKVFTCRRGIRRHIKKVHRKKLEDIKKLIEVQRIPTLSKGRKRAHTTSSKSCHMCQKSFATNANVRRHIDEVHKGMRRDSSVPEGTAKPGKNLAPETTSSKKTMKSLPRTQKPSGRSDFSLSSCKCPYCKRRYTSHYLLKKHIHIVHKAMVSGKDSKQDKKRNHAANAEVKVKIESSNTVEPSTITVSNLSNSDLKGANSTNEKKIIAAAKKSKVKPDADSPKASPGEKKKSKKPKLSEGFDFKQLFCKLCKRQFTSKQNLAKHIELHTDGNNIYVKFYRCPLCSYETRRKRDVIRHITVVHKKSQRALVKITANLESRAIKKPIETVLEKVLKKTPQTEKSKQLTLKQDGISPSPNKKQDAGEASIEVKVTKSFSLLKCNKCGKAFAKKTDLDQHKRNHRANSNSSPVDSKTKGRSTRSKTLM